The Anolis carolinensis isolate JA03-04 chromosome 1, rAnoCar3.1.pri, whole genome shotgun sequence genome window below encodes:
- the LOC100553422 gene encoding LOW QUALITY PROTEIN: olfactory receptor 5A2-like (The sequence of the model RefSeq protein was modified relative to this genomic sequence to represent the inferred CDS: inserted 1 base in 1 codon), giving the protein MVKRNDTTVTEFILLGFTDQPRLRIPLFLLFLLIYLATLVENLGMIFLIRNDSRLHTPMYFFISNLSLLDVAYSTVIAPKMRIALVTDRKTIPFNECAVQFFCCCFAVSTECYLLAAMAYDRFTAICXPLLYVVIMSRRLCILLVVGSYACGFLNSLIQSCFIFYLSFCSSNVINHFFCDVPPLLKLSCSDTHTTHVVHFTLSTIVVSSTTLTILISYIFILATIFRINSSSSQHKTFSTCAFHLTAVTIFYGTGAFMYVRPYSHFAMAQDKIISVFYTLLIPMLNPLIYSLRNREVKDALKRISQKTCPT; this is encoded by the exons ACACTACTGTGACAGAATTTATTTTATTGGGTTTCACTGACCAGCCCAGGCTCCGGATTCCTCTCTTCTTGTTGTTTCTTCTCATCTACCTTGCCACTCTGGTGGAGAACCTTGGGATGATATTTTTGATCAGAAATGATTCTCGGCTTCACACTCCCATGTACTTTTTCATCAGCAACCTATCTCTGCTGGATGTTGCCTATTCGACAGTCATCGCTCCCAAAATGCGGATTGCTCTTgtaacagacagaaaaacaattcCTTTCAATGAATGTGCAGTACAattcttctgctgctgctttgCTGTGTCCACTGAATGTTACCTCTTGGCTGCCATGGCATATGATCGTTTCACAGCCATTT AGCCACTGCTGTATGTGGTCATCATGTCCAGACGGCTCTGCATTCTGCTGGTGGTTGGATCATATGCCTGCGGCTTTCTCAATTCACTCATCCAGTCGTGTTTTATATTCTATTTGTCCTTCTGCTCTTCCAATGTCATCAACCATTTCTTCTGCGATGTGCCTCCCCTCCTCAAACTGTCTTGCTCTGACACACATACTACACATGTTGTACATTTCACACTTTCCACCATTGTTGTGTCAAGCACCACCTTGACTATTCTTATTTCCTACATATTCATTCTTGCAACCATCTTCCGAATCAATTCATCTTCAAGCCAGCACAAAACCTTCTCAACTTGTGCTTTCCATTTGACTGCTGTGACCATTTTCTATGGAACTGGTGCATTCATGTACGTGAGACCCTATTCCCATTTTGCGATGGCACAGGACAAAATTATCTCTGTGTTCTACACTCTGCTTATTCCAATGCTGAACCCTCTCATCTACAGCCTGAGGAACAGGGAAGTGAAGGATGCCTTGAAGAGGATCTCACAAAAAACATGTCCCACCTGA